From the Gramella sp. Hel_I_59 genome, one window contains:
- a CDS encoding aminotransferase class V-fold PLP-dependent enzyme: MDNLRKGFPVLQQYTYFNTAACGLLPDKVWEFRQDHDMDFFLKASVLKEKMGEMLTGVRESIGSLYHCAPNRVALIPNFSYGFNSILEGIDSGAKILLLKDDYPSINWPVESRDFQVCYANLDKDLENNILDAIKKEKPDVFAFSIVQYINGVQLSSDFIKDLKEQFPELLLIGDGTQYFGTEAFDFENSGLDIAISSCYKWMNAGYGNGFMLFSDRVEGRLNPKHLGFGSLQGKYKEHEGNFLGKFEPGHYDTLNFGSLKIAIEIIQKIGWDPIEGQISKLKHIARERFKSAGLLEEWVAEREIYSSLFNIKGDEQLFQKLRSEDIITSMRGNGIRISLHYFNSEKDLNKLFNVLGI; this comes from the coding sequence ATGGATAATTTAAGAAAAGGCTTTCCTGTACTTCAGCAATATACATACTTCAACACGGCTGCTTGCGGCTTACTTCCCGATAAAGTTTGGGAATTCAGGCAGGATCATGACATGGATTTTTTCTTAAAAGCAAGTGTTTTGAAAGAGAAAATGGGAGAGATGCTTACAGGGGTACGGGAAAGTATAGGTTCTTTATATCACTGTGCACCAAACCGGGTGGCTTTGATTCCAAATTTCTCCTATGGCTTCAATAGTATCCTGGAAGGAATCGATTCGGGTGCCAAAATTCTACTGCTTAAGGATGATTATCCTTCGATCAACTGGCCGGTGGAATCAAGAGATTTTCAAGTCTGTTATGCAAACCTGGATAAGGATCTGGAAAATAATATTCTCGATGCCATCAAGAAAGAGAAACCCGACGTATTCGCCTTTAGTATTGTCCAGTACATTAATGGGGTGCAATTGAGTTCAGATTTCATAAAGGATTTAAAAGAGCAATTCCCGGAACTTCTACTTATTGGCGACGGGACTCAATACTTTGGAACCGAAGCATTTGATTTTGAAAATAGCGGATTGGATATCGCGATCTCCAGTTGCTACAAATGGATGAATGCTGGTTACGGTAATGGCTTTATGTTATTTAGCGATCGTGTAGAAGGAAGACTGAATCCTAAACATCTTGGTTTCGGTTCGCTGCAAGGAAAGTACAAAGAACATGAGGGTAATTTTCTTGGGAAGTTCGAACCGGGTCATTATGATACGCTTAACTTCGGAAGCTTAAAAATTGCGATTGAAATTATTCAGAAGATTGGCTGGGATCCCATTGAAGGTCAGATTTCCAAGCTGAAGCATATAGCCCGGGAACGTTTTAAATCGGCTGGTTTGCTGGAAGAATGGGTTGCAGAAAGAGAGATCTATTCATCCCTTTTTAATATTAAAGGCGATGAACAACTATTTCAGAAATTGAGATCAGAAGATATTATCACTTCCATGAGAGGAAACGGAATTCGAATTAGTTTACACTACTTTAATTCTGAAAAAGACCTGAATAAACTGTTTAATGTACTCGGAATTTAA
- a CDS encoding 2TM domain-containing protein — MFSKKKNESKIDYEQRELYENARQRARQKKRLFRHFVIFLIGAAFLIVLNVVVGYQEDFKPLGYNWFVWAVLLWTLLFLIHFFNVFIINSFMGKDWEAKQVDRLVKKQQEKIAQLQTKVEKDHPLPDRSTHAKNTDTDFQNRITPGDPDRPINS; from the coding sequence ATGTTTTCCAAAAAGAAAAACGAATCCAAAATAGATTATGAACAAAGGGAGCTCTATGAGAATGCCAGGCAGAGAGCAAGACAGAAAAAAAGACTGTTCCGGCATTTTGTAATATTTTTAATTGGTGCCGCTTTTCTTATTGTATTGAATGTCGTGGTGGGTTACCAGGAAGATTTTAAACCCCTTGGATATAACTGGTTTGTTTGGGCCGTTCTACTATGGACGCTGTTATTCCTGATCCATTTCTTCAATGTCTTTATCATTAATAGTTTTATGGGAAAAGACTGGGAAGCAAAACAGGTGGACAGACTGGTTAAAAAACAGCAAGAGAAAATAGCTCAACTTCAAACCAAAGTAGAGAAAGACCATCCACTACCCGATCGCAGCACTCACGCTAAAAATACAGATACAGATTTTCAGAACAGAATTACTCCTGGAGATCCGGATAGACCAATAAACAGTTAA
- a CDS encoding dihydrofolate reductase encodes MITMIAAAAENNALGKDNDLVWHLPDDFKRFKRLTSGHHIIMGRKTFESFPKLLPDRTHVIITRKEDYSPENTIVVHSMEDALKVSKLDDQAFIIGGGEIYKMGMEHAHRIELTRVHGEFEADTHFPEIDKSEWEIVKDQFHDKDEKHDYSFTYLTYERKQEKSH; translated from the coding sequence ATGATCACAATGATTGCTGCGGCAGCAGAAAACAATGCACTAGGCAAGGACAACGATCTTGTATGGCATCTTCCAGACGATTTCAAAAGATTTAAAAGACTTACCTCCGGGCATCATATTATTATGGGTCGCAAAACTTTCGAGTCTTTCCCAAAATTACTTCCAGACAGAACGCACGTGATCATTACCAGAAAGGAAGATTACTCTCCGGAAAATACTATTGTAGTACATTCTATGGAAGATGCATTAAAAGTTTCAAAACTGGATGATCAGGCTTTTATAATTGGAGGCGGTGAAATTTACAAAATGGGGATGGAACATGCTCATAGAATTGAATTAACCCGAGTTCATGGTGAGTTTGAAGCCGACACACATTTTCCGGAAATTGATAAAAGTGAATGGGAAATAGTCAAAGATCAGTTTCATGATAAAGATGAAAAACACGACTACTCGTTTACTTATCTAACCTATGAAAGAAAGCAGGAAAAATCTCATTGA
- a CDS encoding fructosamine kinase family protein, which translates to MKESRKNLIERIAEKHSLNIQSFKPLTGGDINEVYKLECKDQSLVLKLNSALKFHGMFEAEKKGLELLAAPGVIQIPKIFDTAILDDHSYLLLEYIPTGTKNRDFWQVFGSQLAQLHSVQHDQYGLDHDNYLGSLPQQNSYRTDAISFYTEMRLEPQLKLAREKGYDLPDTSSLFKNCESIIPKEKASLIHGDLWGGNYLVDTNGTPCIIDPAVAYAPREMDIAMTRLFGGFDDQMISSYQDYFPLKNDWEQRIELWQLYYLLMHLNVFGTSYRSQVTEIIHKYS; encoded by the coding sequence ATGAAAGAAAGCAGGAAAAATCTCATTGAGAGGATTGCTGAAAAACATAGCCTCAATATCCAGAGTTTTAAGCCACTTACTGGTGGAGATATCAATGAGGTCTACAAATTAGAATGTAAGGATCAATCCCTGGTTCTTAAACTTAATTCTGCTTTAAAATTTCACGGGATGTTCGAAGCAGAGAAAAAGGGCCTGGAATTACTTGCTGCTCCCGGCGTTATTCAAATTCCCAAAATCTTTGATACTGCTATTCTTGATGATCATTCATACCTACTATTAGAATATATCCCGACAGGCACTAAAAATCGCGATTTCTGGCAAGTCTTCGGAAGCCAACTAGCACAATTACATTCTGTGCAACATGATCAATATGGTCTGGATCATGATAATTACTTAGGCAGTCTTCCGCAGCAAAACTCCTATCGTACTGACGCGATTAGTTTTTATACTGAAATGCGTCTGGAACCTCAACTGAAGTTGGCAAGAGAGAAAGGTTACGACCTGCCTGATACTTCCAGTCTTTTCAAAAATTGTGAATCCATTATTCCGAAGGAAAAAGCCTCGTTGATTCATGGGGATCTCTGGGGTGGCAATTACCTGGTTGATACGAATGGTACTCCATGCATCATTGACCCTGCAGTAGCTTATGCTCCCAGAGAGATGGATATTGCCATGACCAGACTATTTGGTGGTTTTGACGATCAAATGATTTCATCGTACCAAGATTATTTTCCTCTGAAAAATGATTGGGAACAAAGAATAGAGCTCTGGCAATTATATTATTTGCTTATGCATTTGAATGTTTTTGGAACTAGCTATAGGTCGCAGGTTACAGAAATCATCCATAAATACTCTTGA
- a CDS encoding pyridoxamine 5'-phosphate oxidase family protein, translating into MSTKNLYDDKAREKIKELAENVDFCMLVTNMDEKPLSAIPMSTKEVDDHGAVWFLSKNDSDHNRDIEKDKDVQLLYSGTSDMEFLSVYGEAFIETNRDVIKELYSKADNAWFDGEDDPSITAIKVNPKEAYYWDNKDSKMVTLFKLGMAAVTGDKQDIGEKGKLNV; encoded by the coding sequence ATGAGTACTAAGAATTTATACGACGATAAGGCAAGAGAAAAAATTAAAGAACTGGCAGAAAATGTAGATTTCTGCATGCTGGTTACCAATATGGATGAAAAACCATTAAGCGCAATTCCTATGTCTACTAAAGAAGTAGATGATCATGGAGCGGTATGGTTTTTAAGCAAGAATGATAGCGATCATAATCGTGATATCGAAAAAGATAAAGATGTTCAATTACTATATAGCGGAACTTCAGATATGGAGTTTCTAAGTGTATACGGTGAAGCATTTATCGAGACCAATAGAGATGTGATCAAGGAATTATATTCAAAAGCAGATAACGCATGGTTTGATGGCGAAGATGATCCAAGTATCACTGCGATCAAAGTAAACCCAAAGGAAGCTTATTATTGGGATAACAAAGATAGCAAAATGGTGACCTTGTTCAAGTTGGGAATGGCAGCAGTTACTGGCGACAAGCAGGATATTGGCGAAAAAGGAAAGCTGAATGTATAG
- the fabD gene encoding ACP S-malonyltransferase, with protein MKAYVFPGQGAQFSGMGLDLYEKSPEAQALFEKANDILGFSITDIMFEGSSEDLKQTKVTQPAVFIHSVILSKILGENFKPDMVAGHSLGEFSALVANKTLSFEDGLELVAKRAKAMQKACELEPSTMAAVLGMEDEMVESICAETEGVVVAANYNCPGQLVISGAYPAVEKACENLKERGAKRALILPVGGAFHSPLMEPARKDLAEAIENTEFSKPICPIYQNVSTFAVNDPSEIKKNLVFQLTAPVKWTQSVQNMVNDGASEFIEVGPGKVLQGLVKKINRSMTTSSATVE; from the coding sequence ATGAAAGCATACGTATTTCCAGGTCAGGGAGCACAATTCTCCGGAATGGGTCTTGATCTTTACGAAAAATCTCCAGAAGCACAGGCTTTATTTGAAAAAGCAAATGATATCCTTGGCTTCTCTATTACAGATATCATGTTTGAGGGTTCTTCGGAAGATTTAAAACAGACAAAAGTTACCCAACCTGCCGTTTTTATACATTCGGTAATATTAAGTAAAATCTTAGGTGAGAATTTTAAGCCAGATATGGTAGCAGGACACTCATTGGGGGAATTTTCAGCTTTGGTTGCAAATAAAACCCTAAGTTTTGAAGATGGTCTTGAGCTGGTTGCCAAAAGAGCGAAAGCCATGCAAAAGGCTTGTGAACTGGAACCATCCACTATGGCTGCTGTGCTGGGAATGGAAGATGAGATGGTAGAATCCATTTGTGCTGAAACTGAAGGCGTGGTAGTTGCTGCAAATTATAATTGTCCGGGTCAGTTAGTAATTTCCGGAGCTTATCCTGCAGTTGAAAAAGCCTGTGAAAATTTAAAAGAGAGAGGCGCTAAACGCGCATTAATACTTCCGGTGGGTGGAGCGTTTCATTCCCCACTTATGGAACCTGCGCGCAAGGATCTAGCTGAGGCTATCGAAAACACGGAGTTCTCCAAGCCTATTTGTCCTATCTACCAGAATGTAAGCACATTTGCAGTGAATGATCCTTCAGAGATCAAGAAAAACCTGGTATTTCAACTAACTGCTCCAGTTAAATGGACTCAATCTGTTCAGAATATGGTCAATGATGGAGCCAGTGAATTTATTGAAGTTGGTCCTGGAAAAGTACTTCAGGGATTAGTAAAAAAGATCAATAGAAGTATGACAACATCTTCTGCCACTGTAGAGTAG
- a CDS encoding amidohydrolase family protein, producing the protein MKNILFIAVAILFSLNLMAQRTYIHAGKLIDTKNSKVLEKQTIIIKGNRISSVEKGFKKPSNDSIQVIDLRNKTVLPGLTDMHVHMEGESSPGEYLESFTNNPADNAFNSVGFAEKTLMAGFTTVRDLGGSGINISLRNAINKGNIAGPRIFTAGKSLATTGGHADPTNGVNAELMGNPGPKDGVVNSLEDARKAVRQRYKNGADLIKITATGGVLSVAKSSSNPQFFTEEIEEIVKTAKDYGFHVAAHAHGDVGMQRAVRAGVKTIEHGTLMSEETMDLMKQMNAYLVPTITAGKEVTENAEIEGYYPELVVPKAQEIGPKIQNTFAKAYKRGVPILFGTDAGVFKHGENAREFEYMTEAGMPVMEAIISATITPAKVLNMENESGQIASGFYADIIAVNEDPTQNVSTLKEVVFVMKEGKVYKQE; encoded by the coding sequence ATGAAAAACATTCTTTTTATAGCAGTCGCTATTTTGTTCAGTTTGAACTTGATGGCCCAGCGAACTTATATCCATGCTGGAAAATTGATCGATACAAAAAATTCTAAAGTACTGGAAAAGCAAACCATCATTATTAAAGGTAATAGGATATCTTCCGTAGAGAAAGGGTTTAAAAAACCCTCTAATGATAGCATACAAGTCATCGATCTTAGAAATAAAACGGTTCTTCCCGGGCTTACCGATATGCATGTACATATGGAAGGAGAATCCAGTCCTGGTGAGTATTTAGAAAGCTTTACTAACAACCCGGCTGATAATGCCTTCAACTCTGTAGGTTTTGCTGAAAAAACACTGATGGCTGGTTTTACTACCGTTCGCGATCTTGGAGGTTCTGGTATCAATATCTCTCTTCGGAATGCCATAAACAAAGGGAATATCGCTGGTCCAAGAATTTTTACTGCTGGAAAAAGTCTAGCAACAACTGGAGGTCATGCAGATCCTACTAATGGAGTTAATGCCGAATTGATGGGAAATCCTGGGCCGAAGGACGGCGTAGTGAATAGTCTGGAGGATGCAAGAAAGGCGGTTCGCCAACGCTATAAGAATGGAGCGGATCTTATCAAGATCACTGCTACCGGTGGAGTTCTTAGTGTTGCGAAAAGTAGTTCGAATCCGCAGTTTTTTACTGAAGAAATTGAAGAAATAGTAAAGACCGCTAAAGATTACGGTTTTCATGTGGCCGCTCACGCACATGGTGATGTGGGAATGCAGCGGGCTGTAAGAGCAGGAGTGAAAACGATCGAACATGGAACTTTAATGAGTGAAGAAACCATGGATCTTATGAAGCAGATGAATGCGTACCTGGTGCCTACGATCACCGCTGGAAAGGAAGTTACAGAAAATGCTGAGATCGAAGGATACTACCCGGAACTGGTAGTTCCAAAAGCTCAGGAGATAGGGCCTAAGATTCAGAATACTTTTGCTAAAGCTTACAAGAGGGGAGTACCAATTTTGTTCGGTACAGATGCAGGTGTTTTCAAACATGGAGAAAATGCTCGCGAATTTGAATATATGACCGAAGCCGGAATGCCAGTTATGGAAGCAATCATTTCAGCTACGATCACTCCCGCGAAAGTTTTGAATATGGAAAACGAAAGCGGACAGATCGCTAGTGGTTTTTATGCAGATATCATTGCGGTAAACGAGGATCCTACTCAAAATGTTTCCACCCTAAAAGAAGTGGTATTTGTAATGAAAGAAGGAAAGGTGTACAAGCAGGAATAA